Proteins encoded by one window of Paenibacillus urinalis:
- a CDS encoding pentapeptide repeat-containing protein — MSHSETKPIKITKPKLPKQLSLVKLADSTILDRAEYGQAMCQEEEIMDVIAEKVTFDQMVFENITFSSTSLLHAELTDVVFKNCDLSNVNFSDSVLHRVQFTHCKIIGIDLTAATMRNVSFQECAGDYATFRFANMKNISFQECSLIKSDFYHSEFAGIELIGCMIDGTQFTGAKLKGIDLSQTEFYNLGVTMEDLHGCIIAPAQALLFSKIFGLVIKE, encoded by the coding sequence ATGTCCCATTCCGAAACCAAACCTATAAAAATCACCAAACCAAAGCTTCCTAAGCAGCTCTCATTGGTTAAGCTTGCAGATTCCACCATTCTGGATCGCGCTGAATATGGCCAGGCCATGTGTCAGGAGGAAGAGATCATGGATGTCATCGCCGAGAAAGTAACATTTGATCAGATGGTATTCGAGAACATCACCTTTAGCAGCACCTCTCTTCTGCATGCAGAATTAACAGATGTCGTCTTCAAGAACTGTGATTTATCCAATGTGAACTTCAGCGACTCTGTCCTGCATCGAGTTCAGTTTACGCATTGCAAAATTATCGGGATTGACCTTACCGCCGCAACTATGCGAAATGTATCTTTTCAAGAATGCGCCGGAGATTATGCAACGTTTCGTTTTGCCAACATGAAAAACATCTCATTTCAGGAGTGCTCGCTCATCAAGTCGGATTTCTATCATTCCGAATTTGCCGGCATTGAGCTCATCGGCTGTATGATTGACGGTACACAGTTCACGGGTGCGAAGCTAAAAGGCATTGATCTTAGCCAAACGGAATTTTATAACCTCGGTGTGACCATGGAGGATTTGCATGGCTGCATTATTGCACCGGCACAGGCACTTCTGTTCTCCAAAATATTTGGTCTCGTCATTAAGGAATAA